The Geodermatophilaceae bacterium NBWT11 genome has a segment encoding these proteins:
- a CDS encoding amidohydrolase family protein, producing MTAARLRDGRVVDVHTAGGRVTALAPAGELPPPTGVPVVDAAGGLVTEPFVDGHLHLDKVRTLPWIGDAALQAYTAGGMAESAASIDLASAVKDRYSVEALLPGVREALELGVTHGVLHVQAFADVDTAAGLAGVQAVLTAREEFRDRVDVSVVAFPQDGLLRDPGAAELVEQAMALGADVVGGIPWIEDGEDDQAAHVEWACALAARLGTRVAMLTDDAPDPSYATTTMLAHAMDRHGLRGRGVACHARAIGHYDTARQDAFLALAREVGLGLVSDPHTGSVALPVERALAAGVAVGLGQDDIEDAYYPFGRHNLLEVAFLAAHLLDMRSAPQLETLVDLVTTSAARVLGLTDHGLRVGGPADLLVHDAERTVDLLARHAAPRAVVRGGRVLLGG from the coding sequence GTGACCGCCGCCCGCCTCCGAGACGGGCGGGTGGTCGACGTCCACACCGCCGGGGGGCGGGTCACCGCCCTTGCCCCGGCCGGGGAGCTGCCGCCCCCGACCGGCGTCCCGGTGGTGGACGCCGCCGGCGGACTGGTGACCGAGCCGTTCGTGGACGGTCACCTGCACCTGGACAAGGTGCGCACGCTGCCCTGGATCGGGGACGCCGCCCTGCAGGCCTACACCGCCGGCGGGATGGCGGAGTCCGCGGCCAGCATCGACCTGGCCAGCGCGGTCAAGGACCGGTACTCCGTCGAGGCGCTGCTGCCCGGGGTCCGCGAGGCCCTGGAGCTCGGGGTCACCCACGGGGTGCTGCACGTCCAGGCCTTCGCCGACGTCGACACCGCCGCCGGTCTGGCCGGGGTGCAGGCCGTGCTCACCGCCCGCGAGGAGTTCCGCGACCGGGTCGACGTCTCGGTGGTGGCCTTCCCGCAGGACGGGCTGCTGCGCGACCCCGGCGCCGCCGAGCTGGTCGAGCAGGCCATGGCACTGGGGGCCGACGTGGTCGGCGGCATCCCCTGGATCGAGGACGGCGAGGACGACCAGGCCGCGCACGTCGAGTGGGCGTGCGCGCTGGCCGCCCGGCTGGGCACCCGGGTGGCGATGCTCACCGACGACGCCCCCGACCCCTCCTACGCGACCACGACGATGCTGGCCCACGCGATGGACCGGCACGGCCTGCGCGGGCGGGGGGTGGCCTGCCACGCCCGGGCGATCGGGCACTACGACACCGCCCGGCAGGACGCGTTCCTGGCACTGGCCCGCGAGGTCGGGTTGGGCCTGGTGAGCGACCCGCACACCGGGTCGGTGGCGCTGCCGGTGGAGCGGGCGCTGGCCGCCGGGGTGGCCGTGGGTCTCGGCCAGGACGACATCGAGGACGCCTACTACCCGTTCGGCCGGCACAACCTGCTGGAGGTGGCGTTCCTGGCCGCGCACCTGTTGGACATGCGCTCGGCCCCGCAGCTGGAGACCCTCGTCGACCTGGTGACGACGTCGGCGGCCCGGGTGCTGGGCCTGACCGACCACGGGCTGCGGGTGGGCGGTCCGGCCGACCTGCTGGTGCACGACGCCGAGCGGACCGTGGACCTGCTGGCCCGGCACGCCGCGCCGCGGGCGGTCGTCCGCGGCGGGCGGGTGCTCCTCGGGGGCTAG
- a CDS encoding DUF998 domain-containing protein → MSRTRYLVGCLAWLLTLQFFVLETVAVSRFPGYSRVDQVISDLGTEASPGAALMNASFIAQAVLIVLGAVLLLPALIGLGGRLATVLLSAAGVGTLLVGLFPSDTGGTLHTVGAILYLLVGGLGLIALAYGIRPRSEPVGTAVALLGLVGVIGTVFFGTGVHQLLGEGGTERLAAYVLPVALAVTAVLLWRQQDDWRVATPDGDDGTLTRRQRRELERAEAFDRARERDEALEALARKKEQDRVAATAEDTDEDDDFDEDRAWRTPRQR, encoded by the coding sequence GTGAGCCGCACCCGCTACCTGGTCGGCTGCCTGGCCTGGCTGCTCACGCTGCAGTTCTTCGTGCTGGAGACCGTCGCGGTCAGCCGCTTCCCCGGGTACAGCCGGGTCGACCAGGTGATCAGCGACCTGGGCACCGAGGCCTCCCCCGGCGCTGCGCTGATGAACGCCTCCTTCATCGCCCAGGCCGTGCTGATCGTCCTCGGCGCCGTGCTGCTGCTCCCGGCCCTCATCGGGCTGGGCGGCCGGCTGGCCACCGTGCTGCTCTCGGCGGCCGGGGTCGGCACGCTGCTGGTCGGGCTGTTCCCCTCCGACACCGGCGGCACCCTGCACACCGTCGGCGCGATCCTGTACCTGCTCGTGGGTGGCCTGGGGCTCATCGCGCTGGCCTACGGCATCCGGCCGCGTTCGGAGCCCGTCGGCACGGCCGTCGCCCTGCTCGGCCTGGTCGGCGTCATCGGCACGGTCTTCTTCGGCACCGGGGTGCACCAGCTGCTCGGCGAGGGCGGCACCGAGCGGCTGGCCGCCTACGTGCTGCCGGTCGCACTGGCGGTCACGGCCGTGCTCCTGTGGCGCCAGCAGGACGACTGGCGGGTCGCCACCCCCGACGGGGACGACGGCACGCTCACCCGCCGGCAGCGCCGCGAGCTGGAGCGGGCCGAGGCCTTCGACCGGGCCCGCGAGCGGGACGAGGCGCTGGAGGCCCTCGCCCGCAAGAAGGAGCAGGACCGGGTGGCCGCCACGGCCGAGGACACCGACGAGGACGACGACTTCGACGAGGACCGCGCCTGGCGCACCCCCCGCCAGCGCTAG
- a CDS encoding GntR family transcriptional regulator gives MAAHPAPDLAAQLTVDVGNGTPPYEQVRAQVADLVHAGRLVEGDKLPPVRALAADLGIAAGTVARAYAELETDGLVEGRGRAGTVVTGVDGDPARARLRAAANRLVTAARADDLDDATVLAVVHDALTAR, from the coding sequence ATGGCCGCCCACCCCGCTCCCGACCTGGCAGCGCAGCTGACCGTGGACGTCGGCAACGGCACCCCGCCCTACGAGCAGGTCCGCGCCCAGGTGGCCGACCTCGTGCACGCCGGGCGGCTCGTCGAGGGGGACAAGCTGCCCCCGGTGCGGGCGCTGGCCGCCGACCTGGGGATCGCCGCGGGCACGGTGGCCCGGGCCTACGCCGAGCTGGAGACCGACGGCCTGGTCGAGGGCCGTGGGCGGGCCGGCACGGTGGTCACCGGGGTGGACGGCGACCCGGCGCGGGCCCGGCTCCGCGCCGCAGCCAACCGGCTGGTCACCGCGGCCCGGGCGGACGACCTGGACGACGCCACGGTGCTCGCCGTCGTGCACGACGCGCTGACCGCCCGGTGA
- a CDS encoding YnfA family protein, whose protein sequence is MTVRSIALFVLAAVLEIGGAWLVWQGVREHRGWLWIGAGVIALGLYGLAAAQQPDAAFGRVLAAYGGVFIVGSLLWAAVADGFRPDRWDVTGALVCLVGVGLIMYAPRSG, encoded by the coding sequence GTGACCGTCCGCTCGATCGCGCTGTTCGTCCTGGCGGCGGTGCTGGAGATCGGCGGCGCCTGGCTGGTCTGGCAGGGCGTGCGCGAGCACCGCGGCTGGCTCTGGATCGGGGCCGGGGTCATCGCCCTCGGGCTGTACGGGCTGGCTGCCGCGCAGCAGCCGGACGCCGCCTTCGGTCGGGTGCTGGCCGCCTACGGCGGGGTGTTCATCGTGGGCTCGCTGCTGTGGGCGGCGGTGGCCGACGGGTTCCGGCCCGACCGCTGGGACGTCACCGGCGCGCTGGTCTGCCTGGTCGGGGTGGGCCTGATCATGTACGCGCCCCGCTCGGGCTGA
- a CDS encoding alcohol dehydrogenase catalytic domain-containing protein → MRALVYNGPHDVSVQEVPDAKVEQPTDAVIRITATNICGSDLHMYEGRTDLETGMVIGHENLGEVIEVGAGVTKLSVGDRVVLPFNIGCGFCENCEQGRTGFCLTVNPGVAGGAYGFAGMGGYSGGQAEYLRVPFADFNALQLPEDSVEKENDYVMLADIFPTGWHGTRLAKVAPGDSVTVYGGGPVGLMAGYSAVLQGASEVYVIDHLAERLALAEEFGAIGINSSTGDPIEQIKDATQGRGTDRGVEAIGYQAHDSQGVEQPNMTMNGLVEVVKATGTIGVVGLFLPEDPGASDELAKKGQLAFDYGKFWFKGQTVGNGQANVKNYNRALARLIHQGKAQPSKLVSHNLGLDEAPEAYRHFDARDQGWTKVVLNPTKG, encoded by the coding sequence ATGCGCGCACTCGTCTACAACGGCCCCCACGACGTCTCGGTCCAGGAGGTGCCCGACGCGAAGGTCGAGCAGCCCACCGACGCCGTCATCCGCATCACCGCGACCAACATCTGCGGCTCGGACCTGCACATGTACGAGGGCCGCACCGACCTGGAGACCGGCATGGTCATCGGGCACGAGAACCTCGGCGAGGTGATCGAGGTCGGGGCCGGCGTGACCAAGCTCAGCGTCGGCGACCGCGTCGTCCTGCCGTTCAACATCGGCTGCGGGTTCTGCGAGAACTGCGAGCAGGGCCGCACCGGCTTCTGCCTCACCGTCAACCCGGGCGTCGCCGGCGGCGCCTACGGGTTCGCCGGCATGGGCGGCTACAGCGGCGGCCAGGCCGAGTACCTGCGGGTGCCCTTCGCCGACTTCAACGCCCTCCAGCTCCCCGAGGACAGCGTGGAGAAGGAGAACGACTACGTCATGCTCGCCGACATCTTCCCCACCGGCTGGCACGGCACCCGGCTCGCGAAGGTCGCTCCCGGCGACTCGGTCACCGTCTACGGCGGTGGCCCGGTCGGCCTGATGGCCGGCTACTCGGCGGTGCTCCAGGGCGCCAGCGAGGTCTACGTGATCGACCACCTGGCCGAGCGCCTCGCGCTGGCCGAGGAGTTCGGTGCGATCGGGATCAACTCGAGCACGGGCGACCCGATCGAGCAGATCAAGGACGCCACCCAGGGCCGCGGCACCGACCGTGGCGTCGAGGCGATCGGCTACCAGGCGCACGACAGCCAGGGCGTCGAGCAGCCCAACATGACGATGAACGGCCTGGTCGAGGTCGTGAAGGCCACCGGCACCATCGGCGTGGTCGGGCTGTTCCTGCCCGAGGACCCGGGTGCCTCCGACGAGCTCGCCAAGAAGGGCCAGCTGGCCTTCGACTACGGCAAGTTCTGGTTCAAGGGCCAGACGGTCGGCAACGGCCAGGCCAACGTGAAGAACTACAACCGCGCGCTGGCCCGGCTCATCCACCAGGGCAAGGCCCAGCCCTCGAAGCTGGTCAGCCACAACCTGGGTCTGGACGAGGCGCCCGAGGCGTACCGGCACTTCGACGCCCGCGACCAGGGCTGGACGAAGGTCGTCCTCAACCCCACGAAGGGCTGA